A single region of the Amia ocellicauda isolate fAmiCal2 chromosome 8, fAmiCal2.hap1, whole genome shotgun sequence genome encodes:
- the smc5 gene encoding structural maintenance of chromosomes protein 5 has product MAAIGKRKRISHLLTNNITSNNGAASSARSHDPRHAEEGGSNGRFVEGSIVRISLENFLTYDSCEVYPGPNLNMIVGANGTGKSSIVCAICLGLAGKTSVLGRGDKVGLYVKRGFSKGSVEIELYRHEGNLTIHREIQVENNQSTWMINGRHANLRNVEEVVKGLQIQVGNLCQFLPQEKVGEFAKMTKIELLEATEKSVGPPEMYNFHCDLKNFRSKERELENICKEKTSFLEKMNQRNERYKQDVERYYEKKRHLDRINMLERKKPWVEYETARKQLEGVKSERQQVKADLKRLKDEQAPIQHKIQTIEAQLKPIESRMKDKTSNAKDVSQKLKNKQEQLDRKRKEIEDLQQALSLKQTEELDRQKRISNTRRMIDDWRAELDKIGSQDDVQPRIDNINRQLRHIQEEKANIESERTDLKREKVNHECEWTRLKNIIKNLDDLMNRKEEKLRERFRDTYNALMWLRENRDLFTGNVYEPMMLVLNVRDGRHAKYIENHVALNDLRAFVFQKHEDMERFMTEVRDKQRLRVNAVIAPAQSCANKPPPRPIEELQCYGFFSYLRELFDAPEEVMSYLCHQYRVNEVPVGNERTKAMIEIVIKESQLRQIYTAEEKYTVRKSSYSNKTISSNSALKASQFLSLTVDADERRQLEEQLKATEQKLHTLDSQLRSLDERHSQLDRKDNELRNEKKVLSEQKGRKRQLEQKISTKMDSLKQMEQSGINLQEEEELTKEKIKTVNSQKVNIVSDFVRLMEERAQLNMDKVYLALESVQLTAEKTKLETNSREGSTQLHILEQKCTELDRKKITLLNDCKALMKKAREICNLDPGQSDVPQDLHTAFSQLPDTLDEIDALLHEERSRADCFTGLNASVVEEHARRTQEINNLTQELEEKKNALDKYRQSISQVKERWLNPLKQLVEQINEKFSDYFRSMQCAGEVDLHSDNEEEYDKYGIRIRVKFRSTTQLHELTPHHQSGGERSVSTMLYLMSLQELNRCPFRVVDEINQGMDPVNERRVFDIVVRTACKGTTSQYFFITPKLLQNLTYADEMTVLCVHNGLHMLPPSKWNLKAFQRRTKKIQQNYGT; this is encoded by the exons ATGGCGGCCATAGGTAAGAGGAAGCGAATCAGCCACCTGCTCACAAACAACATCACTTCAAATAACGGGGCTGCTTCATCCGCAAGAAGTCACGACCCTCGGCATGCAGAGGAGGGCGGCAGTAACGGACGTTTCGTGGAAGGATCCATAGTGAGGATTTCACTGGAAAACTTTCT GACCTATGACAGCTGTGAAGTGTACCCGGGTCCCAATCTCAACATGATCGTGGGAGCTAATGGCACAGGGAAATCGAGCATTGTTTGTGCCATCTGCCTGGGGCTGGCGGGCAAGACCAGCGTGTTGGGCAGAGGGGATAAA gttGGACTGTATGTAAAAAGAGGATTCTCCAAAGGCTCAGTTGAAATAGAATT GTACAGGCATGAAGGTAACCTTACAATTCATCGTGAGATTCAGGTTGAAAACAATCAGTCCACCTGGATGATCAATGGGAGACATGCAAATCTGAGAAATGTGGAGGAAGTGGTGAAAGGCCTGCAGATTCAAGTTGGCAATCTCTGTCAGTTTCTCCCACAG gaGAAAGTTGGAGAGTTTGCAAAGATGACTAAAATTGAGTTGCTGGAGGCGACTGAAAAGTCAGTGGGGCCCCCAGAGATGTACAACTTTCACTGCGACTTAAAAAACTTCCGTTCGAAGGAGAGGGAGCTGGAG AATATTTGTAAAGAGAAGACCAGCTTCTTGGAAAAGATGAACCAGCGAAATGAGCGATACAAGCAGGATGTGGAGCGCTATTATGAGAAGAAACGCCACTTAGACAGGATCAACATGCTTGAGAGAAAGAAACCTTGGGtg GAATACGAGACAGCAAGGAAACAGCTTGAAGGCGTGAAAAGTGAGCGGCAACAGGTGAAAGCAGACTTAAAGAGGCTGAAAGATGAGCAAGCGCCcatacagcacaaaatacaaACCATTGAGGCTCAGCTTAAACCAATTGAGAGCAGAATGAAAGATAAg ACTTCTAATGCCAAAGATGTGTCTCAAAAGCTTAAGAACAAACAGGAACAGCTGGATCGGAAACGCAAAGAG ATCGAGGACCTCCAGCAGGCACTGAGTCTGAAGCAAACTGAGGAGCTGGACCGGCAGAAACGCATCAGCAACACCAGACGCATGATCGACGACTGGCGTGCGGAGCTGGACAAGATCGGTAGCCAGGACGACGTTCAGCCCAGGATCGACAACATCAACCGCCAGCTGCGTCACATCCAGGAGGAAAAAGCAAACATCGAAAGCGAGCGCACAGACCTGAAGAGGGAGAAGGTCAACCACGAGTGTGAATGGACAA ggttaaaaaatataatcaagAACCTGGATGATCTGATGAATCGCAAGGAGGAGAAGCTGAGAGAGCGATTCCGCGACACCTACAACGCCCTGATGTGGCTCCGGGAGAACCGAGATCTGTTCACGGGCAATGTGTATGAGCCCATGATGCTTGTG CTCAACGTAAGAGATGGTCGACATGCCAAGTATATTGAGAACCACGTGGCACTGAATGATCTCCGGGCATTCGTGTTCCAAAAGCATGAAGATATGGAAAGGTTTATGACCGAG GTCCGTGATAAACAAAGGTTACGAGTTAATGCTGTCATCGCCCCTGCTCAGTCGTGTGCTAACAAACCACCACCGAGACCCATCGAGGAGCTGCA ATGCTATGGCTTCTTCTCCTACTTAAGAGAGCTGTTTGACGCCCCAGAGGAAGTTATGAGTTATCTCTGTCACCAGTACAGAGTAAATGAAGTTCCTGTGGGAAATGAAAGAACCAAAGCAATGATTGAAATT GTTATAAAGGAGTCCCAGCTCAGACAGATTTATACTGCGGAAGAGAAGTACACGGTGAGGAAGTCTTCATACTCCAACAAAACCATCTCCAGCAACTCAGCTCTCAAGGCGTCCCAATTCCTGAGTTTAACAGTGGATGCTGATGAAAGAAGACAGTTGGAGGAACAACTAAAG GCTACTGAACAGAAATTGCACACCCTGGATTCCCAATTGAGGAGTCTGGATGAGCGACACAGCCAGCTAGATCGCAAGGACAACGAGCTGAGGAATGAGAAGAAAGTGCTGTCTGAGCAGAAGGGAAGAAAGAGGCAGCTGGAACAAAAGATTAGCACCAAGATGGACAG TCTGAAGCAGATGGAGCAGAGTGGCATTAACCTGCAAGAGGAGGAGGAACTGACAAAAGAGAAAATCAAAACGGTCAATTCTCAGAAGGTCAACATTGTATCGGATTTTGTTCGGTTAATGGAA GAACGCGCGCAGCTGAATATGGACAAGGTGTACTTGGCTCTAGAAAGCGTGCAGTTAACTGCAGAGAAGACCAAGCTGGAGACGAACAGCAGAGAGGGGTCCACCCAGCTGCACATTCTTGAG CAAAAATGCACCGAGTTGGATAGGAAGAAAATCACCTTGCTGAACGACTGCAAGGCACTGATGAAGAAGGCacgggagatctgcaacctggaCCCGGGACAGAGCGACGTCCCTCAGGATCTCCACACT GCGTTCAGTCAACTGCCCGACACACTTGATGAAATAGACGCTCTTCTGCATGAAGAGAGATCGAGAGCGGATTGCttcactggtttgaatgcttcG GTGGTCGAAGAACATGCAAGGAGGACACAGGAAATCAATAACTTGACCCAAGAACTAGAAGAAAAGAAGAATGCTTTAGATAAATACAGGCAAAGTATTTCTCAG GTAAAAGAGAGGTGGCTGAATCCATTGAAGCAGCTGGTGGAGCAGATCAATGAGAAATTCAGTGATTACTTCCGGTCCATGCAGTGCGCTGGAGAGGTGGACTTGCATTCAGACAATGAG GAGGAGTATGACAAATATGGGATCCGGATCCGGGTGAAGTTTCGCAGCACCACCCAGCTGCACGAGCTCACCCCCCATCACCAGAGTGGCGGGGAGCGCAGCGTCTCCACCATGCTGTACCTCATGTCCCTG